One window of the Anaeromyxobacter dehalogenans 2CP-C genome contains the following:
- a CDS encoding putative Na+/H+ antiporter → MAAALAALAGAAAPPTGAPFPPPLDSYAGEEGLSLWGVLLHRAQAEPLNAVATALFLLAILHTFLAPRFLAASHRLRERVEAAHGPGAHSGKVEVLHFLGEVEAVFGIWVLPLMIAITVAKGSKTAEAFLGRVNFTEPLFVVVVMALASTRPVLSFAEAVMGRVARLGGGTPFAWWLSTLTLGPLLGSLITEPAAMIICALLLGRRVLDLDPTRRLRYATLGLLFVNVSVGGTLTHFAAPPVLMVAARFGWDTPHMLANFGWKAAVAIALSNLLYAAIFRKDLQALAARAEAEAAARDAGARPDEPTPRSPVWIVVVHLVLLALVVKAAHTPPLFVGLFLFFMAFHAATAPHQQPLDLRAPILVGFFLAGLVVHGALQQWWIAPVLGRLDPLSLLFGAAGLTAFNDNAAITYLASLVPTFDAAARYAVVAGAVAGGGLTVIANAPNPAGQAALARYFPDGVKPASLAAAALAPTAIVLACFLWL, encoded by the coding sequence ATGGCCGCCGCCCTCGCCGCGCTCGCCGGCGCCGCCGCCCCGCCCACCGGGGCCCCCTTCCCGCCGCCGCTCGACAGCTACGCCGGAGAGGAAGGGCTGTCGCTGTGGGGGGTGCTCCTCCACCGCGCGCAGGCCGAGCCGCTCAACGCGGTCGCCACGGCGCTGTTCCTGCTCGCCATCCTCCACACGTTCCTCGCGCCGCGCTTCCTCGCCGCCTCGCACCGCCTGCGCGAGCGGGTGGAGGCGGCCCACGGCCCCGGCGCGCACAGCGGCAAGGTGGAGGTGCTGCACTTCCTGGGCGAGGTCGAGGCGGTGTTCGGCATCTGGGTGCTGCCGCTCATGATCGCCATCACCGTCGCGAAGGGCTCGAAGACCGCCGAGGCGTTCCTGGGGCGCGTGAACTTCACCGAGCCGCTGTTCGTGGTGGTGGTGATGGCGCTCGCCTCCACCCGGCCGGTGCTGTCGTTCGCCGAGGCGGTGATGGGGCGCGTCGCTCGGCTGGGGGGCGGGACGCCGTTCGCGTGGTGGCTCTCGACGCTCACGCTCGGGCCGCTGCTCGGGTCGCTCATCACCGAGCCCGCCGCCATGATCATCTGCGCGCTCCTGCTCGGCCGGCGCGTGCTCGACCTCGATCCCACCCGCCGGCTGCGCTACGCCACGCTGGGCCTGCTGTTCGTGAACGTCTCGGTGGGCGGGACGCTGACGCACTTCGCCGCGCCCCCCGTCCTGATGGTGGCGGCCCGCTTCGGCTGGGACACGCCGCACATGCTGGCGAACTTCGGCTGGAAGGCGGCCGTGGCCATCGCCCTCTCGAACCTGCTCTACGCCGCGATCTTCCGGAAGGACCTGCAGGCGCTGGCCGCGCGGGCCGAGGCCGAGGCGGCGGCGCGCGACGCGGGGGCGCGGCCCGACGAGCCGACCCCGCGCTCGCCGGTGTGGATCGTGGTGGTGCACCTCGTCCTGCTCGCGCTGGTGGTGAAGGCGGCGCACACGCCCCCGCTGTTCGTGGGGCTGTTCCTGTTCTTCATGGCGTTCCACGCCGCCACCGCCCCACACCAGCAGCCGCTCGACCTGCGCGCGCCCATCCTGGTCGGCTTCTTCCTGGCCGGCCTGGTGGTGCACGGCGCCCTCCAGCAGTGGTGGATCGCGCCGGTGCTGGGGCGCCTCGACCCGCTGTCGCTGCTGTTCGGCGCGGCAGGCCTGACCGCGTTCAACGACAACGCCGCCATCACCTACCTGGCCTCGCTGGTGCCGACGTTCGACGCGGCGGCGCGCTACGCGGTGGTGGCGGGCGCCGTGGCGGGCGGCGGCCTGACCGTGATCGCGAACGCGCCCAACCCGGCCGGCCAGGCCGCGCTCGCGCGCTACTTCCCGGACGGCGTGAAGCCCGCGTCGCTCGCGGCCGCGGCGCTCGCGCCCACCGCGATCGTCCTGGCCTGCTTCCTGTGGCTGTAG
- a CDS encoding DUF481 domain-containing protein — MKRTAWVALLAPALAAAADAPAKPGPEWSGVVGAGVIVLTGNAETTTMNGAASAQREAGGWTLAGKATGVYGRTRPASRDQPAETVALGATGQLRADRKVAEHVTVFALGGAETDHVASLEYRAYGEAGAGWLWLDRKQDAGGELFLRTDLGVRYTYDARWQYYGTAEAPEGDLPDVEAVSPRAGLAFRYGFSDHVKLVQEAEVLANVTDGERWQVRSLTKLASRLVKAVSFGLSYQVAYDSAPAPGKVRTDTALGATVEVAF; from the coding sequence ATGAAGAGGACTGCGTGGGTGGCGCTGCTCGCGCCGGCGCTGGCCGCGGCCGCGGACGCGCCGGCGAAGCCCGGGCCGGAGTGGTCGGGCGTGGTGGGCGCGGGCGTGATCGTGCTCACCGGCAACGCCGAGACCACCACCATGAACGGCGCGGCGAGCGCGCAGCGCGAGGCGGGCGGGTGGACCCTGGCCGGGAAGGCCACCGGCGTGTACGGGCGGACGCGCCCGGCCAGCCGCGACCAGCCCGCGGAGACCGTGGCGCTCGGGGCGACCGGCCAGCTCCGCGCCGACCGCAAGGTCGCGGAGCACGTCACGGTGTTCGCCCTGGGCGGCGCGGAGACCGACCACGTGGCCAGCCTGGAGTACCGGGCGTACGGCGAGGCCGGCGCCGGCTGGCTGTGGCTGGACCGGAAGCAGGACGCGGGGGGCGAGCTGTTCCTCCGCACCGACCTGGGCGTGCGCTACACCTACGACGCGCGCTGGCAGTACTACGGGACCGCGGAGGCGCCCGAGGGCGACCTTCCCGACGTCGAGGCGGTGTCGCCGCGCGCCGGCCTCGCGTTCCGCTACGGCTTCTCCGACCACGTGAAGCTGGTGCAGGAGGCCGAGGTGCTCGCGAACGTCACCGACGGCGAGCGGTGGCAGGTGCGGTCGCTGACCAAGCTCGCCAGCCGCCTGGTGAAGGCGGTGAGCTTCGGCCTGTCCTACCAGGTGGCCTACGACTCGGCGCCCGCGCCGGGCAAGGTGCGCACCGACACCGCGCTCGGCGCCACCGTCGAGGTCGCGTTCTGA
- a CDS encoding DEAD/DEAH box helicase: MSTPSPSPASGPEPLRAPLAALLPPAGAPPLPPDAVLDRFVSWVASTGLSLYPHQEEAILSLLDGDHLVLSTPTGSGKSLVATFLHFQAMAAGQRSFYTCPIKALVNEKFFDLCRLFGPENVGMMTGDGAVNRDAPIVCCTAEILMNLAVREAEPPVDAVVMDEFHYYGDRERGVAWQVPLLVLERARFLLMSATLGDTRAIEASLREVTGREVAAVRNAARPVPLEHEWRETPLHETIEELVTSSRAPIYLVNFTQRAAAEQAQNLMSANFSSKEEKARIAEALAGARFDSPYGKELQRFLRHGIGLHHAGLLPRYRLLVEKLAQGGLLKVVSGTDTLGMGVNIPIRTVLFTQLCKFDGTKTAILTSRDFHQISGRAGRKGFDERGYVVAQAPEHVVENKKLAEKAAAGKKVVKKQPPTKGYVHFDRNTFQRLQEKEPEALESRFEPTFALLVNLLQSETTRVGGGYGRLVEIIARSHGNDYVRARHRRVAAQRLRTLRAAGLVEVRRIEGYRGAYLRPASGLQRDFSLFHTLALYLLDTLPAIPRERETYALDVLSMVESILEDPDVILWKQLDRARGEAVAEMKARGMEYDERMAELEKVEYPKPNRDFVYATFNEFAAKHPWVGAENIRPKSVAREMVERFMTFADYVREYELQRSEGVVLRYLSEAYKTLVQTVPETYRDDALLDVIAFLRATVRGVDSSLIDEWERMRDPAYQAAAVDARAAVAATLGPPPVWADPRAFAARIRNELHALLVALARKDHAAAVAALAPGAEWTPASLEAAMAPYWEAHPRIDVTPAARRPHNTFVKELGPRRWEAVQRIVDEAGEVDWAITCEIDLTEPPRDPDQPLLALVRVGP; encoded by the coding sequence ATGTCCACGCCCAGCCCCTCGCCCGCGTCCGGCCCCGAGCCCCTGCGCGCCCCGCTCGCGGCGCTGCTCCCGCCCGCGGGGGCGCCGCCGCTCCCGCCCGACGCGGTGCTCGACCGCTTCGTGTCGTGGGTCGCCTCCACCGGGCTCTCGCTCTACCCGCACCAGGAGGAGGCGATCCTCTCGCTCCTGGACGGCGACCACCTCGTGCTCTCCACCCCGACCGGCTCGGGCAAGTCGCTGGTCGCGACGTTCCTCCACTTCCAGGCGATGGCCGCCGGGCAGCGGTCCTTCTACACCTGCCCGATCAAGGCGCTCGTCAACGAGAAGTTCTTCGACCTGTGCCGGCTGTTCGGCCCGGAGAACGTGGGGATGATGACCGGCGACGGCGCGGTGAACCGCGACGCGCCCATCGTCTGCTGCACCGCCGAGATCCTGATGAACCTGGCGGTGCGCGAGGCCGAGCCGCCCGTGGACGCGGTGGTGATGGACGAGTTCCACTACTACGGCGACCGCGAGCGCGGGGTGGCCTGGCAGGTGCCGCTCCTGGTGCTGGAGCGGGCGCGCTTCCTGCTCATGTCCGCCACGCTCGGCGACACGCGCGCCATCGAGGCCTCGCTGCGCGAGGTGACGGGGCGGGAGGTGGCGGCGGTCCGGAACGCGGCGCGGCCGGTGCCGCTCGAGCACGAGTGGCGCGAGACGCCGCTGCACGAGACCATCGAGGAGCTGGTCACGTCGAGCCGGGCGCCCATCTACCTCGTGAACTTCACCCAGCGCGCCGCCGCCGAGCAGGCGCAGAACCTCATGAGCGCGAACTTCTCCTCGAAGGAGGAGAAGGCGCGCATCGCCGAGGCGCTGGCAGGGGCCCGCTTCGACTCGCCCTACGGCAAGGAGCTGCAGCGCTTCCTGCGGCACGGGATCGGGCTGCACCACGCCGGCCTGCTCCCGCGGTACCGGCTGCTCGTCGAGAAGCTCGCGCAGGGCGGGCTGCTGAAGGTGGTCTCCGGCACCGACACGCTGGGCATGGGCGTCAACATCCCCATCCGCACGGTGCTCTTCACCCAGCTCTGCAAGTTCGACGGGACGAAGACCGCCATCCTCACCTCGCGCGACTTCCACCAGATCTCCGGGCGCGCCGGCCGGAAGGGCTTCGACGAGCGCGGGTACGTGGTGGCGCAGGCCCCCGAGCACGTGGTCGAGAACAAGAAGCTCGCCGAGAAGGCCGCCGCCGGGAAGAAGGTCGTCAAGAAGCAGCCGCCCACCAAGGGCTACGTGCACTTCGACCGGAACACCTTCCAGCGGCTGCAGGAGAAGGAGCCGGAGGCGCTGGAGAGCCGCTTCGAGCCGACGTTCGCGCTGCTCGTGAACCTGCTGCAGAGCGAGACCACGCGGGTGGGCGGCGGCTACGGCCGGCTGGTCGAGATCATCGCCCGCTCGCACGGCAACGACTACGTGCGCGCGCGCCACCGGCGCGTGGCCGCCCAGCGCCTCCGCACGCTCCGGGCCGCGGGGCTGGTCGAGGTGCGCCGGATCGAGGGCTACCGCGGCGCCTACCTGCGGCCCGCGTCCGGCCTGCAGCGCGACTTCTCGCTGTTCCACACGCTCGCGCTGTACCTGCTCGACACGCTGCCCGCCATCCCGCGCGAGCGCGAGACCTACGCGCTCGACGTCCTCTCCATGGTGGAGTCGATCCTGGAGGACCCGGACGTCATCCTGTGGAAGCAGCTCGACCGCGCCCGCGGCGAGGCCGTCGCCGAGATGAAGGCGCGCGGCATGGAGTACGACGAGCGCATGGCCGAGCTGGAGAAGGTCGAGTACCCGAAGCCCAACCGCGACTTCGTCTACGCCACCTTCAACGAGTTCGCCGCGAAGCACCCCTGGGTCGGCGCCGAGAACATCCGCCCGAAGTCGGTGGCGCGCGAGATGGTCGAGCGGTTCATGACGTTCGCGGACTACGTGCGCGAGTACGAGCTGCAGCGCTCGGAGGGGGTGGTGCTGCGCTACCTCTCGGAGGCGTACAAGACGCTGGTCCAGACCGTCCCCGAGACCTACCGCGACGACGCGCTCCTCGACGTGATCGCGTTCCTGCGCGCGACCGTGCGCGGCGTGGACTCCTCGCTCATCGACGAGTGGGAGCGCATGCGCGACCCGGCGTACCAGGCGGCCGCGGTGGACGCCCGCGCGGCCGTCGCCGCGACGCTGGGGCCGCCGCCGGTCTGGGCCGACCCGCGCGCGTTCGCGGCGCGGATCCGCAACGAGCTGCACGCGCTGCTCGTGGCGCTCGCGCGGAAGGACCACGCCGCGGCGGTGGCGGCGCTCGCGCCCGGCGCGGAGTGGACGCCGGCCAGCCTCGAGGCGGCCATGGCGCCGTACTGGGAGGCGCACCCGCGCATCGACGTGACCCCGGCCGCGCGCCGGCCGCACAACACGTTCGTGAAGGAGCTGGGCCCGCGCCGCTGGGAGGCGGTGCAGCGGATCGTGGACGAGGCCGGCGAGGTGGACTGGGCCATCACCTGCGAGATCGACCTCACCGAGCCGCCCCGCGATCCCGACCAGCCGCTGCTCGCGCTGGTCCGCGTCGGCCCCTGA
- a CDS encoding DUF488 domain-containing protein, which translates to MVSRASAGSADAPRRRAAPGWGGVRVLALGHSTRPIDAFLDLLRSVGAVTVADIRTIPRSRANPQYEGPALRAALASAGIGYAHLPRLGGLRHARRDSPNGAWRNASFRGYADHMGTPEFEEGLLELRELARRGPVALVCAEAVPWRCHRSLVADALLARGVVVEHVTGPGRTRPHRLTPFARVDGRRVTYPADGPAAAAP; encoded by the coding sequence ATGGTCTCGCGGGCATCTGCCGGGTCGGCGGACGCGCCGCGCCGCAGGGCGGCGCCGGGCTGGGGCGGGGTGCGCGTGCTCGCGCTCGGGCACTCCACCCGCCCCATCGACGCCTTCCTCGACCTGCTGCGGTCGGTCGGCGCCGTGACGGTGGCCGACATCCGCACCATCCCCCGCTCGCGCGCGAACCCGCAGTACGAGGGGCCCGCGCTGCGCGCGGCGCTCGCGTCGGCGGGGATCGGCTACGCACACCTCCCGCGGCTCGGCGGCCTGCGCCACGCGCGGCGAGACTCGCCGAACGGCGCCTGGCGCAACGCGAGCTTCCGCGGCTACGCCGACCACATGGGCACGCCGGAGTTCGAGGAGGGGCTGCTCGAGCTGCGCGAGCTGGCGCGCCGCGGGCCGGTGGCGCTGGTCTGCGCCGAGGCGGTCCCCTGGCGCTGCCACCGCTCGCTCGTGGCGGACGCGCTCCTGGCGCGCGGCGTGGTGGTGGAGCACGTGACCGGCCCCGGGCGGACGCGCCCGCACCGGCTCACCCCGTTCGCGCGGGTGGACGGGCGGCGCGTCACGTACCCTGCGGACGGGCCCGCCGCTGCCGCACCGTGA
- a CDS encoding peptide chain release factor family protein, giving the protein MTVPEALRAEARRALALSDEALLAECDESFFVGGGPGGQHRNKTESGVRLVHRPTEITVTATERRSQLQNRGAALERLRARLQPLAHRPKPRRPTKPTRGAKERRLTEKKRRGERKASRRGWE; this is encoded by the coding sequence ATGACGGTCCCCGAGGCGCTGCGGGCCGAGGCCCGCCGGGCGCTCGCCCTGTCCGACGAGGCGCTGCTCGCCGAGTGCGACGAGAGCTTCTTCGTGGGCGGCGGGCCCGGCGGCCAGCACCGCAACAAGACCGAGAGCGGCGTGCGGCTGGTGCACCGGCCCACCGAGATCACGGTGACCGCCACCGAGCGGCGCAGCCAGCTGCAGAACCGCGGCGCCGCGCTGGAGCGGCTGCGCGCGCGCCTCCAGCCGCTCGCGCACCGCCCCAAGCCGCGCCGGCCCACCAAGCCGACGCGCGGCGCGAAGGAGCGGCGCCTCACCGAGAAGAAGCGCCGCGGCGAGCGGAAGGCCTCGCGGCGCGGGTGGGAGTGA
- a CDS encoding ABC transporter ATP-binding protein, which produces MAEPVATPTVELSGVRKDYVAGPVVTPVLHGVDLTVGAGEFTALMGPSGSGKSTLLNLIGLLDRPTGGRVRVAGLDTAALDDDAMARTRGRTIGFVFQFHHLLPAFTALENVMIPMMAARGRAAPDMAECGEHLLRQVGLGAVLHRRATQLSGGQQQRVAIARALAMAPRLVLADEPTGNLDTHAADEVFALLREFNRRAGITFLIVTHDPRLADRCDRIVELVDGRIVADGPHRRSGA; this is translated from the coding sequence ATGGCTGAGCCGGTGGCCACGCCCACGGTGGAGCTCTCCGGCGTCCGCAAGGACTACGTGGCCGGCCCGGTGGTCACGCCGGTGCTGCACGGCGTGGACCTCACGGTGGGCGCGGGGGAGTTCACCGCGCTCATGGGCCCGTCCGGCTCCGGGAAGTCCACGCTGCTCAACCTCATCGGCCTGCTCGACCGGCCCACCGGCGGCCGCGTGCGGGTGGCGGGCCTCGACACCGCCGCGCTGGACGACGACGCCATGGCGCGCACGCGCGGGCGCACCATAGGGTTCGTGTTCCAGTTCCACCACCTGCTGCCCGCGTTCACCGCCCTCGAGAACGTCATGATCCCGATGATGGCGGCGCGCGGGCGGGCGGCCCCGGACATGGCCGAGTGCGGGGAGCACCTGCTCCGGCAGGTGGGCCTCGGCGCGGTGCTGCACCGCCGCGCCACCCAGCTCTCCGGCGGCCAGCAGCAGCGGGTCGCGATCGCCCGCGCCCTGGCCATGGCGCCGCGGCTGGTGCTGGCCGACGAGCCCACCGGCAACCTCGACACCCACGCCGCGGACGAGGTGTTCGCGCTGCTGCGCGAGTTCAACCGCCGGGCCGGCATCACGTTCCTGATCGTGACGCACGACCCGCGGCTCGCCGACCGCTGCGATCGCATCGTCGAGCTGGTGGACGGGCGCATCGTGGCCGACGGGCCCCACCGGAGGAGCGGAGCATGA
- a CDS encoding ABC transporter permease yields MPFELFVALRFLREGRAQTALVLGGATVGVGVIVFLTALIGGLQATLVEQTLGSQAHVVLRRPERVPRVLPPGPGEALAAVVEKIPERDRSVEQWPEVLALVRGAPGVVSATPTAAGSAFASRAGVSRAVALRGVEPESFDRVIPMSRRMKAGAFRAGGEEVVIGAVLADELGLAVGDKLRITSAESRSDLFTVAGVFDLGSRDVNQRWVLVSLRAAQTLLDLQGGITGIELKVRDPFAAERVARSLAARTGLLAESWMQLNQQLLTALRSQSASSLLIQSFVVLAVALGIASVLGISVIQRSREIGILKATGTTTGTVLRIFLIEGALVGGAGSVLGALLGTAMSVAFATLVRNPYGEALFPVELTPGLFLLASAVAVGTGLVAAAYPARRAAKLDPAVVIRYG; encoded by the coding sequence GTGCCCTTTGAGCTGTTCGTCGCGCTGCGGTTCCTGCGCGAGGGCCGCGCGCAGACCGCGCTGGTGCTGGGCGGCGCCACCGTCGGCGTGGGGGTGATCGTCTTCCTCACCGCGCTCATCGGCGGGCTCCAGGCGACGCTGGTCGAGCAGACGCTCGGGTCGCAGGCGCACGTGGTGCTGCGCCGGCCCGAGCGCGTCCCGCGGGTCCTGCCGCCCGGGCCGGGCGAGGCGCTGGCCGCGGTGGTGGAGAAGATCCCGGAGCGCGATCGATCGGTGGAGCAGTGGCCGGAGGTGCTCGCGCTGGTCCGCGGCGCCCCGGGCGTGGTCTCGGCCACGCCCACCGCGGCGGGCTCGGCCTTCGCGAGCCGGGCAGGGGTGTCGCGCGCGGTGGCGCTGCGCGGGGTCGAGCCCGAGAGCTTCGACCGGGTGATCCCGATGTCGCGGCGCATGAAGGCGGGCGCGTTCCGGGCCGGCGGCGAGGAGGTGGTGATCGGGGCGGTGCTCGCGGACGAGCTGGGGCTCGCGGTGGGCGACAAGCTCCGGATCACCAGCGCCGAGTCGCGCTCCGACCTGTTCACGGTGGCCGGCGTCTTCGACCTGGGCAGCCGCGACGTGAACCAGCGCTGGGTGCTGGTCTCGCTGCGGGCGGCGCAGACGCTGCTCGACCTGCAGGGCGGGATCACCGGGATCGAGCTGAAGGTGCGGGACCCGTTCGCCGCCGAGCGCGTGGCGCGGTCGCTGGCCGCGCGGACCGGCCTGCTGGCGGAGAGCTGGATGCAGCTCAACCAGCAGCTCCTCACCGCGCTGCGCTCGCAGAGCGCCTCCTCGCTGCTGATCCAGTCGTTCGTGGTGCTGGCGGTGGCGCTCGGGATCGCGAGCGTCCTCGGCATCTCGGTGATCCAGCGGTCGCGCGAGATCGGGATCCTGAAGGCCACCGGGACCACCACCGGCACCGTGCTCCGCATCTTCCTCATCGAGGGCGCGCTGGTCGGCGGGGCCGGCTCGGTCCTCGGCGCCCTGCTCGGCACGGCCATGTCGGTCGCGTTCGCGACGCTGGTCCGCAACCCGTACGGCGAGGCGCTCTTCCCGGTGGAGCTGACCCCGGGGCTGTTCCTGCTGGCCTCGGCGGTGGCGGTCGGCACCGGCCTGGTGGCCGCGGCCTACCCCGCGCGACGCGCGGCGAAGCTCGATCCGGCGGTGGTGATCCGCTATGGCTGA
- a CDS encoding efflux RND transporter periplasmic adaptor subunit produces MDAPASPRRAVATLLRSRAGRAAVGIVLVLAAVAAVRAARGTAAPGYAVERRPLVQRVVASGRVMAPARIQVGAVATGKVAAVRVDEGDAVRAGDLLVRLDDAEARAALSQARAQVLQAAARLEQSRGPAARGATEALRQAELRVELAERARERARSLADAGSASVAQLDDAEQALALARSARESALAQAAAAAGAGPDQRLAEAALAAARGAEEVARARLEDRQLRAPAAATVILREVEPGDTVTAGARLLVLARAGETRLSVEPDEKNLALLRVGQPARAVADAFPDAPFEATVSFLAPSVDPARGTVEVRLAVPAPPPFLRPDMTVSVNVEVGRKADALVVPADAVRDAGGSPWVLAVRGGRAERRAVRLGLRGDGLVEIAGGLAAGDEVLAPSAAVVEGGRVRVRRLPGPELGRAL; encoded by the coding sequence ATGGACGCCCCCGCGAGCCCGCGCCGCGCCGTCGCGACCCTGCTCCGGTCTCGCGCCGGCCGCGCCGCGGTCGGGATCGTGCTGGTGCTCGCGGCGGTGGCCGCGGTGCGCGCGGCGCGCGGGACGGCCGCGCCCGGCTACGCGGTGGAGCGGCGGCCGCTGGTGCAGCGGGTGGTGGCGAGCGGTCGGGTGATGGCGCCGGCGCGCATCCAGGTGGGCGCGGTCGCGACCGGCAAGGTGGCCGCGGTCCGGGTGGACGAGGGTGACGCGGTCCGCGCCGGCGACCTGCTGGTCCGGCTCGACGACGCCGAGGCCCGCGCCGCGCTCTCGCAGGCGCGCGCACAGGTGCTCCAGGCGGCGGCGCGGCTCGAGCAGTCGCGGGGCCCGGCGGCGCGCGGCGCGACCGAGGCGCTGCGCCAGGCCGAGCTGCGGGTGGAGCTGGCGGAGCGCGCGCGGGAGCGGGCGCGGAGCCTGGCCGACGCGGGGAGCGCCAGCGTCGCGCAGCTGGACGACGCGGAGCAGGCGCTCGCGCTGGCCCGGAGCGCGCGGGAGAGCGCGCTCGCGCAGGCGGCCGCGGCCGCCGGCGCCGGCCCGGACCAGCGCCTGGCGGAGGCCGCGCTCGCGGCGGCCCGCGGCGCCGAGGAGGTGGCCCGCGCGCGGCTGGAGGACCGGCAGCTCCGCGCGCCGGCCGCGGCGACGGTGATCCTGCGCGAGGTCGAGCCCGGCGACACCGTCACCGCGGGCGCGCGGCTGCTCGTCCTGGCGCGCGCCGGCGAGACGCGGCTCTCGGTCGAGCCGGACGAGAAGAACCTGGCGCTGCTGCGCGTCGGCCAGCCGGCCCGCGCGGTGGCGGACGCGTTCCCGGACGCGCCCTTCGAGGCGACGGTGTCCTTCCTCGCGCCCTCGGTGGATCCCGCCCGCGGCACGGTCGAGGTGCGCCTCGCCGTCCCCGCGCCGCCGCCGTTCCTGCGCCCCGACATGACCGTCTCGGTGAACGTTGAGGTGGGCCGCAAGGCCGACGCGCTCGTCGTCCCGGCGGACGCCGTCCGCGACGCCGGCGGCTCGCCCTGGGTGCTGGCGGTCCGCGGCGGCCGGGCGGAGCGGCGCGCGGTGCGCCTCGGGCTCCGCGGCGACGGGCTGGTGGAGATCGCCGGCGGGCTCGCCGCGGGCGACGAGGTGCTGGCGCCGTCCGCCGCGGTGGTGGAGGGGGGCCGGGTGCGGGTGCGCCGCCTGCCGGGGCCGGAGCTGGGCCGTGCCCTTTGA
- a CDS encoding 7TM domain-containing protein, producing MALTHPHKLGLTVLALVLGAAGLMAYKVRALGYRLADILPVRQYEVTYALDLDGHGGDVRVRSFLPSSDAHQTISEERDQTSGLHLSQAMEGPNRVATWSGADVPNGARIRHAFKVLPRRVSYELPAGLEVPAAYPPSAAAWLRPEKEIQVDAPEIRATLQRIGADQGSVVERLRRIHALAASLQPRPFKGTTDALTALRLGESSCNGKSRLFVALARAAGIPARLVGGLILEPGAKRTSHQWVEAWVAGHWVPFCPTNGHFAELPERYLTLYVGDEALFRHTADVNFDYRFETHAALVPSPQAKATFTLFDVWGLFDRLRLPFALLRTVLMLPVGALLVVLFRNVVGMPTFGTFLPALLAASAGETGAGYGVLAVLLVVAAVAAVRWGLTRLELLHSPTLAILLAAVVLALLTTSMVAERAGIAALTRVTMFPIAVLAICAERFYLSLTEHGARAAGKELAGTLAVMLACHAVMSSLALQVLVIGFPEVLLLVVAANVYLGRWVGMRLSEYRRFRGLLGGAA from the coding sequence ATGGCGCTCACCCACCCGCACAAGCTCGGCCTCACCGTCCTCGCGCTCGTCCTCGGCGCCGCCGGCCTCATGGCGTACAAGGTCCGCGCGCTCGGCTACCGGCTCGCGGACATCCTGCCGGTGCGCCAGTACGAGGTCACCTACGCGCTCGACCTCGACGGCCACGGCGGCGACGTCCGCGTCCGCAGCTTCCTGCCCTCGAGCGACGCGCACCAGACGATCTCCGAGGAGCGCGACCAGACCTCCGGCCTGCACCTCTCGCAGGCGATGGAGGGGCCGAACCGGGTGGCCACCTGGAGCGGCGCCGACGTGCCCAACGGCGCGCGCATCCGGCACGCGTTCAAGGTGCTCCCCCGGCGCGTGTCGTACGAGCTCCCCGCCGGCCTGGAGGTGCCCGCCGCCTACCCGCCCTCGGCGGCCGCCTGGCTCCGGCCGGAGAAGGAGATCCAGGTGGACGCGCCGGAGATCCGCGCCACCCTGCAGCGCATCGGCGCCGACCAGGGCAGCGTGGTGGAGCGGCTCCGGCGCATCCACGCGCTGGCCGCGTCGCTGCAGCCGCGGCCGTTCAAGGGGACCACCGACGCGCTCACCGCGCTGCGCCTGGGCGAGTCGAGCTGCAACGGCAAGAGCCGGCTGTTCGTGGCGCTGGCCCGGGCGGCGGGCATCCCGGCGCGGCTGGTGGGCGGCCTCATCCTCGAGCCCGGCGCGAAGCGGACCTCGCACCAGTGGGTGGAGGCCTGGGTGGCCGGGCACTGGGTGCCGTTCTGCCCGACGAACGGCCACTTCGCCGAGCTGCCCGAGCGCTACCTCACGCTCTACGTCGGCGACGAGGCGCTGTTCCGCCACACCGCCGACGTGAACTTCGACTACCGCTTCGAGACGCACGCCGCGCTGGTGCCGTCCCCGCAGGCGAAGGCGACGTTCACGCTGTTCGACGTGTGGGGGCTGTTCGACCGTCTGCGGCTGCCGTTCGCGCTGCTCCGCACCGTGCTGATGCTGCCGGTGGGCGCGCTCCTGGTGGTGCTGTTCCGGAACGTGGTGGGCATGCCGACGTTCGGCACCTTCCTGCCCGCGCTGCTCGCCGCCTCGGCGGGCGAGACCGGCGCCGGGTACGGCGTGCTGGCGGTGCTGCTGGTGGTGGCGGCGGTCGCGGCGGTGCGCTGGGGGCTCACCCGGCTCGAGCTGCTCCACTCCCCCACGCTCGCGATCCTGCTCGCCGCGGTGGTGCTGGCGCTGCTCACCACCTCGATGGTCGCCGAGCGCGCCGGGATCGCGGCGCTCACCCGCGTCACCATGTTCCCGATCGCGGTGCTCGCCATCTGCGCCGAGCGCTTCTACCTGTCGCTCACCGAGCACGGCGCGCGCGCGGCCGGGAAGGAGCTGGCCGGGACGCTGGCGGTGATGCTGGCGTGCCACGCGGTGATGAGCTCGCTGGCGCTGCAGGTGCTGGTGATCGGCTTCCCCGAGGTGCTGCTGCTGGTGGTGGCGGCGAACGTGTACCTGGGGCGCTGGGTCGGCATGCGGCTCAGCGAGTACCGCCGCTTCCGCGGGCTGCTCGGGGGCGCGGCGTGA